A genomic window from Sulfurimonas paralvinellae includes:
- the hisIE gene encoding bifunctional phosphoribosyl-AMP cyclohydrolase/phosphoribosyl-ATP diphosphatase HisIE — protein sequence MDEVLNRVDWQKQDLLPVIVQDAETNEVLMMAYMDREALELSLKTKIAHYFSRSKQRIWKKGESSGHTQEIKSFNIDCDNDTLLIKVKQNGVACHTGRRSCFFTELESGEVESEVEVNLNNTYGVIDTLYHTIQERKSADPETSWTAKLLSKGENTILKKVVEEAGEYCFAHKDDDEAEMVYEAADLTYHMLVALASKNISPDRIKQELARRFGISGIAEKNSREA from the coding sequence ATGGATGAAGTTTTAAATAGAGTCGACTGGCAGAAGCAGGATCTTCTCCCTGTCATTGTTCAGGATGCTGAGACAAATGAAGTGTTGATGATGGCTTATATGGATCGTGAAGCATTAGAGCTTTCTCTCAAAACAAAAATCGCGCACTATTTTTCCCGTTCAAAACAACGTATCTGGAAAAAAGGTGAGAGCAGCGGACATACACAAGAGATAAAGTCGTTTAATATCGACTGTGATAATGACACACTGCTCATTAAGGTGAAGCAAAACGGTGTAGCGTGCCATACAGGACGCAGATCATGTTTTTTTACGGAGCTTGAGAGTGGGGAAGTAGAGAGTGAGGTTGAAGTGAATCTCAATAATACTTACGGTGTGATAGATACACTTTACCATACGATTCAAGAGAGAAAGAGTGCGGATCCTGAGACATCATGGACTGCGAAACTACTCTCAAAAGGTGAAAATACGATTTTGAAAAAAGTCGTGGAAGAAGCCGGTGAGTACTGTTTTGCACATAAAGATGATGATGAAGCTGAAATGGTCTATGAAGCAGCAGATCTTACCTACCATATGCTTGTTGCTCTTGCTTCTAAGAATATCTCACCGGATAGAATCAAACAAGAACTTGCACGCCGTTTTGGTATAAGCGGTATTGCTGAAAAAAATTCAAGAGAAGCGTAA
- a CDS encoding prohibitin family protein produces MASDMNDYFNKKKSEGGGFKQSNSGSNGGSNGPQMPNMNFNFGGGKAALMYFLVAVVVVLVLAKPFTIIEEGERGILSTNGKYQDQALLPGLHFIIPIIQKVYTVDTKVRIINYVSRNEVSMRTNSGIITKPAVTVLDKRGLPVSIELTVQYRLNAQFAAQTISNWGFSWEDKIINPVVRDIVRNVIGKYDAESLPTIRNKVATEIEEGIRKSVDGLKNKPVILQSIQLRDIILPQKVKDQIERVQIAKQEVQRAEQEVQRAKQEALKKAAEAQGIAQKARIEAQGKADAITIEAKANAAANIAIAKSLTPKLLQLEQMKVQNKFNDALRENKDAKIFLTPGGSTPNIWVDMKNAKQRTTAK; encoded by the coding sequence ATGGCTTCAGATATGAACGATTATTTTAACAAAAAAAAGAGCGAGGGCGGCGGTTTTAAACAGTCGAACTCAGGTAGTAACGGGGGATCAAATGGTCCACAGATGCCAAATATGAACTTCAACTTCGGCGGTGGTAAAGCGGCACTAATGTACTTTTTAGTCGCTGTTGTCGTTGTTTTAGTATTGGCAAAACCATTTACCATCATTGAAGAGGGTGAGCGCGGTATTTTAAGCACAAACGGAAAGTATCAGGATCAGGCACTATTACCGGGACTGCATTTTATCATTCCTATCATTCAAAAGGTTTATACGGTTGATACAAAAGTGCGTATCATCAACTATGTCTCACGCAATGAGGTAAGTATGAGAACAAATTCTGGGATCATTACAAAACCTGCAGTAACTGTTTTAGATAAACGCGGTCTTCCTGTTTCAATCGAATTGACGGTGCAGTATAGACTTAATGCTCAGTTTGCAGCACAAACGATCTCTAACTGGGGATTTAGCTGGGAAGATAAGATAATCAACCCTGTTGTGCGTGATATTGTTCGTAATGTCATTGGTAAATATGATGCTGAGTCACTGCCGACTATCAGAAATAAAGTTGCTACCGAGATAGAAGAGGGGATTCGCAAAAGTGTTGACGGATTGAAGAACAAACCAGTAATTTTACAGTCTATTCAGCTTCGTGACATCATTCTACCGCAAAAAGTAAAAGATCAGATTGAACGTGTTCAGATAGCAAAACAAGAAGTGCAGCGTGCTGAGCAGGAAGTGCAGCGTGCAAAACAAGAGGCTCTCAAAAAAGCGGCAGAAGCACAGGGTATTGCACAAAAAGCGAGAATCGAAGCGCAAGGTAAAGCAGATGCCATCACAATAGAAGCCAAAGCAAATGCAGCAGCAAACATTGCAATAGCGAAATCTTTGACACCGAAACTGTTGCAGTTAGAGCAGATGAAAGTTCAGAACAAGTTCAATGACGCATTGCGTGAGAATAAAGATGCGAAGATCTTCTTAACACCTGGCGGTTCTACTCCAAATATATGGGTAGATATGAAAAACGCGAAGCAAAGAACGACGGCGAAATAG
- a CDS encoding branched-chain amino acid transaminase: MDAAKYIWMNGKFVAWDDAKVHVLTHTIHYGNGVIEGTKAYKTDRGYAIFRLNDHTKRLKESAKMTLINIPYTVEELNLAQIELVRKNEFTGDNVYLRPFSFLGYGVMGLYHKDAPVETAVAAWEWGAYLGEEGMRKGIRLKIVSMTRPANTSNMGKAKATANYLNSQMAKYEAIDCGYDEALLLDDQGYVAEASGAAFFMIKDGEIITPPSDNALASITQKMVIEMAEDMGYTVTRRRITREEVYVADEAFLTGTAAEITPIAVVDAREIGIGSRGEITAIIQSSYFDIVFGRNKKYEHYLTYVDEL, translated from the coding sequence ATGGACGCAGCCAAATATATTTGGATGAATGGAAAATTTGTAGCATGGGACGATGCGAAAGTGCATGTGCTCACGCATACTATTCACTATGGAAATGGTGTTATCGAGGGTACGAAAGCCTATAAAACAGACAGAGGCTATGCAATATTCCGCTTGAACGATCACACAAAAAGACTCAAAGAGTCTGCAAAGATGACACTCATTAACATTCCTTACACAGTTGAGGAACTCAATCTTGCACAGATAGAACTTGTGCGTAAAAATGAATTTACCGGCGATAATGTCTATCTTCGTCCTTTCTCATTTTTGGGTTACGGTGTAATGGGTCTGTACCATAAAGATGCTCCTGTTGAAACGGCTGTTGCTGCATGGGAGTGGGGTGCTTACCTTGGTGAAGAGGGAATGCGTAAAGGTATTAGACTCAAAATTGTATCTATGACACGTCCTGCAAATACTTCAAATATGGGGAAAGCAAAAGCAACGGCAAACTATCTCAACTCGCAAATGGCAAAATATGAAGCTATTGACTGCGGTTACGATGAAGCACTTCTGCTTGACGATCAGGGGTATGTGGCAGAAGCGAGCGGTGCGGCATTCTTTATGATAAAAGACGGTGAGATCATCACGCCGCCTAGTGATAATGCATTGGCTTCAATCACACAAAAAATGGTCATTGAGATGGCAGAAGATATGGGTTACACAGTAACACGCCGCCGTATCACACGTGAAGAAGTCTATGTGGCAGATGAAGCGTTCTTAACAGGAACGGCTGCAGAGATCACACCTATTGCTGTGGTTGATGCAAGAGAGATAGGGATAGGCTCACGCGGTGAGATAACGGCTATTATCCAAAGTTCGTATTTCGATATCGTCTTTGGAAGAAACAAAAAATATGAGCATTACTTAACGTATGTTGATGAATTATAA